The proteins below come from a single Oryzias latipes chromosome 14, ASM223467v1 genomic window:
- the LOC101163758 gene encoding E3 ubiquitin-protein ligase CBL, whose protein sequence is MAGNPRRGAGLIGLMKDAFQPHQQPLQPHQPAVVDKKMVEKCWKLMDKVVRLCQNPKVALKNSPPYILDLLPDTYQHLRTILSRYEGKIEILGENEYFRVFIDNLTNKTKQTMSLFKEAKERMYEENSQPRRNLTKLSLIFSHMLAELKAIFPNGLFQGDNFRITKADAAEFWRRSFGDKTIVPWRTFRQALHEFHPISSGLEAMALKSTIDLTCNDYISVFEFDIFTRLFQPWSSLLRNWNSLAVTHPGYMAFLTYDEVKARLQRFIHKPGSYIFRLSCTRLGQWAIGYVTADGNILQTIPHNKPLFQALIDGYREGFYLFPDGRAQNPDLTGLCEPSPQDHIKVTQEQYELYCEMGSTFQLCKICAENDKDVKIEPCRHLMCTSCLTAWQESEGQGCPFCRCEIKGTEPIVVDPFHPKASGASFAGFQASSRAEAAANEEEEDDRLEDQHLVIGRLACRKVERPASPVSQLPPVPPRLDLLQQRSSCSHAASGQGAAAKIAATHRDKPLPPPPALRELPPPPPPERPSLASQDSRLQRRPLPSTPDQPAWAANYMVPRPATKATPGPPPTPQSNGEAAKPHAATNPVYCLSARSLPASGASSGEKPSSDSDENEYMSPTSLPVSGTSWVLTGSLVPPPPSQANNHNDASEMGDSDSEDPQVYESMCIIHSQAVETTQASDLEHPPLSAVAFQDKKEDTAVEDVYEYDCPRPFVLPAPTRRMLSEINKTSAAFSVLSLDCSVEAHLFAAGGEPERPPKPLPRRANSDRRPRPFPSPPPDIPAASSSSASPLPPPPAGPAGPALNGEIECLMSQGYSIQDIQKALMIAHNNLETAKNILREFVSVPTAQFAT, encoded by the exons GTGGTGCGTTTGTGCCAGAATCCCAAGGTGGCGTTGAAGAACAGCCCGCCCTACATTTTGGATCTGCTGCCGGACACGTACCAGCATCTGCGCACCATCCTGTCCAGATACGAGGGGAAAATTGAGATCTTAGGAGAAAATGAGTACTTTCGTGTGTTCATCGATAACTTGACCAACAAAACCAAGCAGACCATGAGtctgtttaaagaagcaaaggagAGGATGTACGAGGAGAACTCACAGCCCAG GCGGAACCTCACAAAGCTGTCTCTGATCTTCAGTCACATGCTCGCAGAGCTAAAAGCCATCTTCCCCAATGGGCTATTTCAGGGGGACAACTTCAGGATTACAAAAGCTGATGCAGCTGAATTTTGGAGAAGGTCATTTGGAGACAA AACCATTGTGCCATGGCGAACATTTCGTCAAGCGCTCCACGAGTTTCACCCCATAAGTTCTGGCCTGGAAGCCATGGCCCTCAAATCCACCATCGACCTGACCTGCAACGACTACATCTCTGTCTTTGAGTTTGACATCTTCACCAGGCTCTTTCAG CCATGGTCGTCTCTCTTGCGGAACTGGAACAGCCTGGCAGTCACACACCCTGGTTACATGGCATTTCTGACCTACGATGAGGTCAAGGCTCGACTGCAGAGATTCATCCACAAACCTGGCAG CTACATTTTCAGGCTGAGCTGCACTCGGCTGGGCCAATGGGCGATCGGCTACGTGACGGCAGACGGGAACATCCTGCAGACGATCCCCCACAACAAACCCCTCTTCCAGGCCCTTATTGATGGTTATAGAGAGGGATT CTATCTCTTCCCTGATGGCCGTGCACAAAACCCAGACCTCACCGGCTTGTGTGAACCGTCTCCTCAGGACCACATCAAAGTTACTCAG GAGCAGTATGAGCTGTACTGTGAGATGGGCTCCACCTTCCAGCTGTGTAAGATCTGTGCGGAGAACGACAAGGATGTGAAGATCGAGCCCTGCAGGCACCTGATGTGCACTTCCTGTCTGACGGCCTGGCAG GAGTCGGAGGGTCAGGGCTGCCCGTTTTGCCGCTGTGAGATTAAAGGCACCGAACCCATCGTAGTGGACCCCTTCCACCCAAAAGCCAGTGGGGCTTCTTTTGCCGGTTTTCAGGCTTCCAGCAGGGCAGAGGCTGCCGCtaacgaggaggaagaggacgaTCGACTGGAGGATCAGCATCTAGTCATAGGGAGGCTGGCCTGCCGCAAG GTTGAACGCCCAGCATCTCCAGTGTCTCAGCTGCCTCCGGTCCCTCCACGTCTTGACCTCCTGCAGCAAAGATCCTCCTGCTCTCACGCCGCTTCGGGTCAGGGAGCTGCAGCTAAG ATTGCGGCCACACACAGAGACAAGCCTCTACCTCCTCCTCCAGCCCTGAGGGAGctgccacctcctcctcctcctgagcGGCCCTCCCTGGCCAGCCAGGACTCCAGACTCCAGAGGAGACCTCTGCCCTCCACCCCTGATCAGCCAGCCTGGGCCGCCAACTACATGGTCCCACGTCCCGCAACAAAAGCCACGCCAGGcccgccccccaccccccagagcAACGGAGAAGCCGCCAAACCACACGCGGCGACCAACCCCGTGTACTGCCTGTCTGCCAG GTCCCTGCCAGCATCAGGGGCGTCCAGCGGGGAAAAGCCATCATCCGACTCAGACGAGAACGAGTACATGAGTCCCACCTCCCTCCCCGTCTCGGGTACTTCTTGGGTCTTGACGGGTTCCTTGGTGCCCCCACCGCCAAGCCAAGCAAACAACCACAATGACGCAAG TGAAATGGGCGACAGCGACTCCGAAGACCCCCAAGTGTACGAATCCATGTGTATCATCCACAGTCAGGCCGTGGAGACAACTCAAGCCTCTGATTTGG AACACCCTCCGCTTTCTGCAGTGGCCTTCCAGGACAAAAAGGAGGACACCGCTGTGGAGGATGTTTACGAGTACGACTGTCCCCGACCGTTCGTCCTTCCCGCCCCCACCCGCAGAATGCTATCAGAGATCAACAAAACCTCCGCAGCCTTCAGTGTTCTCAGCTTGGACTGTTCGGTAGAAGCCC ATTTGTTCGCGGCAGGTGGAGAACCTGAACGCCCCCCTAAACCCCTCCCACGTCGGGCCAACTCCGACCGACGGCCTCGACCGTTTCCTTCTCCGCCACCTGACATCCCCGCTGCCTCCTCGTCGTCAGCCTCGCCCCTTCCTCCGCCTCCCGCAGGCCCCGCAGGCCCGGCCCTGAACGGAGAGATCGAATGCCTGATGTCTCAGGGCTACTCGATCCAGGACATCCAGAAAGCGCTGATGATCGCCCACAACAACCTCGAGACGGCCAAGAACATCCTGCGAGAGTTCGTGTCCGTCCCCACGGCTCAGTTTGCCACATAG